In a single window of the Limnohabitans sp. 2KL-27 genome:
- the mltG gene encoding endolytic transglycosylase MltG, with amino-acid sequence MAVLKGLMKWLASLLLVASGLLGGAFWWVQHPLDTRQATLDLSIEPGTSAKAIAQAVADAGAQNSPELLYAWFRLSGQSRQMRAGSYEIAPGTSPQRLLSMLVRGEESLRTVTVVEGWNWRQVRQALAKAENLRPDSRALTDEALMIQLGRPGVAPEGRFYPDTYSYAKGTSDLAVLQRAMKAMDKHLQQAWAARQPDASLQSPEQALILASIVEKETGKAQDRAQISGVFNNRLRIGMRLQTDPTVIYGLGEAFDGNLRRVHLTTDNPWNTYTRSGLPPTPIAMPGKASLLAAVQPAKTSAIYFVAKGDGSSHFSVTLDEHNRAVNRYQRGQ; translated from the coding sequence ATGGCCGTGCTCAAAGGCTTGATGAAGTGGTTGGCCAGCCTGTTGCTTGTGGCCTCGGGTCTGCTGGGGGGCGCTTTCTGGTGGGTTCAGCACCCCTTGGACACCCGTCAAGCCACGCTGGATCTGTCGATCGAGCCCGGCACCTCGGCCAAAGCCATTGCCCAAGCTGTGGCCGATGCGGGCGCCCAAAACTCGCCCGAACTGCTCTATGCCTGGTTTCGCTTGTCGGGTCAGTCGCGCCAGATGCGGGCGGGCAGCTATGAAATTGCACCTGGCACCTCACCCCAACGTTTGCTCAGTATGCTGGTGCGGGGCGAGGAAAGCCTGCGCACGGTGACGGTGGTGGAAGGCTGGAACTGGCGCCAAGTGCGGCAGGCTTTGGCCAAGGCTGAAAACCTCAGACCTGACAGCCGCGCCTTGACCGATGAAGCGTTGATGATCCAGCTGGGTCGCCCCGGCGTGGCCCCGGAAGGGCGCTTTTATCCCGACACGTATTCGTATGCCAAAGGCACCAGCGACTTGGCGGTGTTGCAGCGGGCCATGAAAGCCATGGACAAGCACCTGCAGCAAGCCTGGGCGGCCCGGCAACCCGATGCATCCCTGCAGTCGCCCGAACAGGCGCTGATTTTGGCCAGCATTGTTGAAAAGGAAACAGGCAAGGCACAAGACAGGGCCCAGATTTCGGGCGTGTTCAACAACCGCCTGCGCATCGGCATGCGCCTGCAGACCGACCCGACGGTGATTTATGGCTTGGGTGAGGCTTTTGACGGCAATTTGCGGCGGGTGCACCTGACCACCGACAACCCTTGGAACACATACACCCGCTCGGGCCTGCCGCCCACGCCCATTGCCATGCCGGGCAAGGCTTCGTTGTTAGCGGCTGTTCAGCCGGCTAAAACCTCTGCCATTTATTTTGTGGCCAAAGGCGATGGCAGCAGCCATTTCAGTGTGACGCTGGACGAGCACAACCGGGCCGTGAACCGTTACCAGCGCGGCCAGTGA
- a CDS encoding TatD family hydrolase, giving the protein MYTDSHCHLNFPELMAQLDSIQQAMQDAQVTRALVICTTLEKFDEVHGLAMAHDNMWATVGVHPDNEGVREPSLQDLLEGAARPKVVAIGETGLDYYQMDERKGGRTVADMEWQRERFRTHIRAARQTALPLVIHTRQASDDTIAILKEEGETGGIGCAGGVFHCFTESQQVARAALDLGFYISFSGILTFKTAADLREVAQFVPDDRLLIETDSPYLAPVPYRGKINNPSYVPYVAKLLAELRGTSSEAVGELTTRNFLQLFAQTSAE; this is encoded by the coding sequence ATGTACACCGATTCCCATTGCCATCTGAATTTTCCCGAACTGATGGCTCAGCTCGACAGCATTCAGCAGGCCATGCAAGACGCACAGGTCACGCGCGCCCTGGTCATCTGCACAACCCTTGAAAAGTTTGACGAAGTGCATGGCCTGGCCATGGCCCATGACAACATGTGGGCCACCGTGGGCGTTCACCCCGACAACGAAGGCGTGCGAGAACCCAGCCTGCAGGATTTGCTGGAAGGTGCCGCCCGCCCCAAAGTCGTGGCGATTGGAGAGACCGGACTTGACTACTACCAGATGGATGAGCGCAAGGGCGGGCGCACTGTGGCCGACATGGAATGGCAGCGCGAGCGTTTTCGCACCCACATCCGCGCAGCCCGCCAGACGGCCTTGCCCTTGGTCATCCACACCCGCCAAGCCTCAGACGACACCATCGCCATCTTGAAAGAGGAGGGTGAAACGGGAGGCATCGGTTGTGCGGGCGGTGTGTTTCACTGCTTCACCGAAAGCCAGCAGGTGGCCCGTGCCGCTCTGGACTTGGGTTTTTATATTTCGTTTTCCGGCATCCTGACCTTCAAAACGGCGGCCGATTTGCGTGAAGTGGCCCAGTTTGTGCCTGATGACCGCCTGCTCATCGAAACGGACAGCCCTTACTTGGCCCCAGTGCCGTATCGGGGCAAGATCAATAACCCGTCCTATGTGCCCTATGTGGCCAAGTTGCTCGCAGAGTTGCGAGGCACCAGCAGCGAGGCGGTGGGTGAGCTGACCACTCGAAATTTCCTTCAATTGTTTGCCCAAACATCGGCTGAATAA
- the ylqF gene encoding ribosome biogenesis GTPase YlqF: protein MAIQWFPGHMHLTRKAIGERIKDIDVVIEMLDARLPGSSANPMLAELIKGKPALKILSKQDLADPARTSQWLAHYNAMPGVRAIGLDTSMSSPAKALIEACQQLAPNRGGMVKPMRVLICGIPNVGKSTLINTLKGKRAAKTGDEAGVTKQEMRIALADDFYLYDTPGVLWPRIIVEQSGYNLAASGAIGVNAFDEEVVALELLNYLIPHYPQALSDRYKVTDVASHTDESLLEAIGRVRGAMQSGGRINSTKAAHIVIHDFRAAALGRITLETPEQFAQWLAEGKKADAERAVRKEASDKSKKTSRKTVG, encoded by the coding sequence ATGGCGATTCAATGGTTTCCTGGACACATGCACCTGACGCGCAAGGCGATCGGGGAACGCATCAAAGACATTGACGTTGTGATCGAAATGCTGGACGCGCGCTTACCAGGCTCAAGCGCCAATCCCATGTTGGCCGAGCTGATCAAGGGCAAGCCAGCCCTCAAGATCCTGAGCAAGCAAGACTTGGCCGATCCGGCCCGAACCAGCCAATGGTTGGCTCATTACAACGCCATGCCCGGCGTGCGAGCCATTGGCTTGGACACGAGCATGAGCTCACCCGCCAAAGCGCTGATCGAAGCCTGCCAGCAACTGGCACCCAACCGAGGCGGCATGGTCAAACCCATGCGCGTGCTGATTTGCGGCATCCCCAATGTGGGCAAATCCACCCTGATCAACACCCTCAAAGGCAAACGTGCCGCCAAAACAGGCGATGAAGCCGGCGTGACCAAACAGGAAATGCGGATTGCCTTGGCCGACGACTTCTACCTCTATGACACCCCTGGAGTGCTCTGGCCGCGCATCATCGTCGAGCAAAGCGGCTACAACCTGGCCGCCAGCGGGGCGATCGGTGTGAATGCTTTTGATGAGGAAGTGGTCGCGCTGGAGTTGCTCAACTACCTGATCCCCCACTATCCGCAGGCGCTCAGCGACCGCTACAAAGTGACCGATGTGGCCAGCCACACCGACGAAAGCCTGCTCGAAGCGATCGGACGTGTTCGTGGCGCCATGCAAAGCGGTGGAAGGATCAACAGCACCAAGGCCGCACACATCGTGATCCACGATTTCCGCGCGGCGGCGCTGGGCCGCATCACTCTGGAAACTCCCGAACAATTTGCCCAATGGCTGGCAGAAGGCAAAAAGGCCGATGCCGAACGTGCGGTTCGCAAAGAGGCGAGCGACAAATCCAAGAAAACTTCACGAAAAACGGTGGGTTGA
- a CDS encoding HU family DNA-binding protein: protein MNKAELIEALAKETDMSKAAAGRAVSALVEIITKTVAKKQDVQLIGFGTFKAAKRAARVGKNPRTGEKLKIAAATVPRFTAGAAFKAAVNKKK, encoded by the coding sequence TTGAACAAAGCAGAACTGATCGAAGCCTTGGCAAAAGAAACAGACATGTCCAAAGCAGCTGCCGGCCGTGCCGTCAGCGCTTTGGTTGAAATCATCACCAAGACCGTTGCCAAAAAACAAGACGTGCAACTCATTGGTTTTGGTACCTTCAAGGCAGCCAAGCGCGCTGCCCGCGTTGGCAAGAACCCACGCACGGGTGAGAAGCTGAAGATCGCAGCCGCCACTGTGCCACGTTTCACAGCCGGTGCCGCTTTCAAAGCTGCCGTGAACAAGAAGAAGTAA
- a CDS encoding alpha/beta hydrolase — protein MSSHHANPRALLNAATRSLIERVHRAGRPPMAAMTPTQARAFYDIGGPMLDLQPAPQVDRVEDFTLPARDGHAMPARLYAPRSEAALPVLLYIHGGGFSVGSLTTHDVLCRQLSRQGHCAVVSLDYRLAPEHRFPTAVHDSWDALNWLQQHGQALGLDTSRLAVGGDSAGGTLATVCALMARDAGLPLRLQLLFYPGCIARQDTASHHRFADGFMLDKTTVDWFFANYIDEADRDDWRFAPQNAPDHAGLAPAWIGLAECDPLVDEGVQYADTLRMAGVAVDLDIYKGVVHGFITMARAIPDALQAHADAGRALRGAFGIMESRSSPS, from the coding sequence ATGAGCAGCCACCACGCCAACCCTCGCGCATTGCTGAACGCCGCCACGCGCAGCCTGATTGAGCGGGTCCACCGCGCAGGCCGCCCGCCCATGGCCGCCATGACGCCCACGCAGGCCAGAGCGTTTTACGACATCGGCGGGCCCATGCTGGACCTGCAACCCGCACCCCAGGTGGACCGGGTGGAGGACTTCACCCTGCCTGCCCGCGATGGCCATGCCATGCCCGCGCGGCTGTATGCGCCACGCTCTGAAGCGGCATTGCCCGTTCTGCTGTACATCCACGGCGGCGGCTTTTCGGTGGGGAGCTTGACCACCCATGACGTGTTGTGTCGCCAACTCTCACGCCAGGGCCACTGCGCTGTGGTGTCGCTCGATTACCGACTGGCCCCCGAGCACCGATTTCCGACGGCCGTGCATGACAGTTGGGACGCCCTGAACTGGCTGCAACAACACGGCCAAGCGCTCGGCTTGGACACCTCGCGATTGGCTGTCGGCGGCGACAGTGCAGGCGGTACCTTGGCCACGGTGTGTGCTCTGATGGCCCGTGATGCAGGCCTGCCCCTTCGCCTGCAGCTGTTGTTTTACCCTGGCTGCATTGCTCGGCAAGACACCGCTTCTCACCACAGATTTGCAGATGGCTTCATGCTTGACAAAACCACAGTGGACTGGTTTTTTGCCAATTACATCGACGAAGCCGATCGCGACGACTGGCGCTTTGCCCCCCAGAATGCACCGGACCATGCCGGCTTGGCGCCCGCCTGGATCGGCTTGGCCGAATGCGACCCCTTGGTGGATGAGGGCGTGCAGTACGCCGACACGCTGCGCATGGCGGGTGTTGCAGTCGATCTGGACATTTACAAAGGCGTGGTCCACGGTTTCATCACCATGGCTCGGGCCATCCCCGATGCCCTGCAAGCGCACGCCGATGCGGGCCGAGCTTTGCGGGGCGCCTTTGGCATCATGGAGAGCCGGTCAAGCCCGTCATGA
- a CDS encoding rhodanese-related sulfurtransferase, whose protein sequence is MLTEPLYLTAALYKFVDLPDFADLQAPLQAYCEAHDVKGTLLLAHEGINGTIAGPEAGVRAVLAFLHADPRLATLPHKASWSPKPPFTRMKVKLKKEIVTLRVPELDPNKTVGQYVKPADWNALLADPDVVVIDTRNDYEVAIGTFKGAINPNIKNFVQLPAWLDAQPNLQGEAAKKTKVAMFCTGGIRCEKSTALMKMRGFDEVYHLEGGILKYLEEIPPEQSTWEGECFVFDERVSVGHGLGLGHHELCRSCRWPLSEQDKQSPHYVLGVSCAHCHDQRTAEQKDKLAERQRQVELAEARGERHVGAKMPHHDAP, encoded by the coding sequence ATGTTGACTGAACCGCTTTACCTCACCGCCGCGCTCTATAAATTCGTCGATTTGCCCGATTTTGCTGACCTGCAAGCGCCTTTGCAGGCCTATTGCGAGGCCCATGACGTCAAAGGCACCTTGCTGTTGGCGCACGAGGGCATCAACGGCACGATTGCGGGGCCTGAGGCTGGGGTGAGGGCGGTGCTGGCGTTTTTGCATGCCGATCCACGCCTCGCTACATTGCCGCACAAGGCGTCTTGGAGCCCCAAGCCACCGTTCACCCGCATGAAGGTCAAGCTCAAAAAAGAGATCGTGACCTTGCGCGTGCCCGAGCTGGACCCCAACAAGACCGTGGGCCAATACGTCAAACCCGCCGACTGGAATGCCTTGCTGGCCGACCCGGACGTGGTGGTGATCGACACGCGCAACGACTATGAGGTGGCGATTGGTACCTTCAAGGGCGCCATCAACCCGAACATCAAAAACTTTGTTCAGTTGCCTGCCTGGCTGGATGCACAGCCGAACTTGCAAGGCGAAGCCGCCAAAAAAACCAAAGTGGCCATGTTTTGCACGGGCGGTATTCGATGCGAAAAATCGACCGCTTTGATGAAAATGCGCGGTTTTGACGAGGTCTATCACCTCGAAGGCGGCATCCTCAAGTACCTGGAAGAAATCCCACCCGAGCAAAGCACCTGGGAAGGCGAATGCTTTGTGTTTGATGAGCGCGTGAGCGTGGGCCATGGCCTGGGTCTGGGCCACCACGAACTGTGTCGCTCTTGCCGCTGGCCTTTGAGCGAGCAGGACAAGCAGTCACCGCACTACGTGTTGGGCGTGAGCTGCGCGCATTGCCACGACCAGCGGACTGCGGAACAAAAGGACAAACTGGCCGAGCGCCAGCGCCAAGTCGAGCTGGCTGAGGCACGGGGTGAGCGCCATGTAGGGGCCAAGATGCCCCACCACGACGCGCCCTGA
- a CDS encoding folate-binding protein YgfZ produces MNTPADFSPHLQTLLNGTSPLPHLGVIQAQGEDAANFLHNQLSNDVLLLPVGQSRLAAFCSAKGRMQASFILVKTAPDTVLLVLSLDLLAQTLKRLSMFVLRAKVKISDITSQCQLRGLLGASVQALAGDAAPWQTLAQDGVYTVSLYPAVLGASEIPRALWIAPSGHALPAGADVPAQVWQWAEVMSGVTLVSQPVFEAFVPQMLNYESVGGVNFKKGCYPGQEVVARSQFRGTLKRRTALVHSLVALTAGQDVFTPTDPDQACATVVLSAARADGQGFDALVSGTTESMQSGWRVGGADGAALDLLPLPYPLLADI; encoded by the coding sequence ATGAACACCCCTGCAGATTTCAGCCCTCACCTTCAGACCCTCTTGAACGGCACGAGCCCCCTGCCCCACCTCGGTGTGATCCAGGCCCAAGGCGAGGACGCGGCGAATTTTTTGCACAACCAGCTCAGCAACGATGTGTTGCTGTTGCCCGTGGGCCAGTCGCGTCTGGCGGCCTTTTGCTCGGCCAAAGGCCGAATGCAGGCCAGCTTTATCCTTGTCAAAACCGCGCCGGACACGGTTTTGCTGGTCTTGAGCCTCGACTTGCTGGCCCAGACCCTCAAGCGCCTGTCCATGTTCGTGCTGCGGGCCAAAGTCAAAATCAGCGACATCACCAGCCAGTGCCAGTTGCGCGGCTTGCTTGGCGCGAGTGTCCAAGCTTTGGCGGGCGATGCTGCGCCTTGGCAGACCCTCGCCCAGGATGGCGTGTACACCGTGTCGCTTTATCCTGCAGTGTTGGGCGCTTCTGAAATTCCCCGTGCGCTGTGGATCGCCCCATCGGGCCATGCGCTGCCAGCCGGCGCCGATGTGCCAGCCCAAGTTTGGCAGTGGGCCGAAGTGATGAGTGGCGTCACATTGGTCAGCCAGCCCGTGTTCGAGGCTTTCGTGCCGCAAATGCTCAATTACGAATCGGTGGGCGGTGTGAACTTCAAAAAAGGCTGTTACCCCGGTCAAGAGGTTGTCGCACGCAGCCAGTTTCGAGGCACCCTCAAGCGCCGCACGGCGCTGGTGCACAGCCTTGTCGCCTTGACCGCAGGTCAAGACGTTTTCACCCCCACCGACCCCGACCAAGCCTGCGCCACCGTGGTGCTGAGCGCAGCGCGTGCCGATGGCCAGGGCTTTGATGCACTGGTCAGTGGCACGACAGAAAGCATGCAATCGGGCTGGCGCGTCGGCGGCGCAGACGGCGCCGCCTTGGACTTGCTGCCGCTGCCCTACCCATTGCTGGCTGACATTTGA
- a CDS encoding ankyrin repeat domain-containing protein yields the protein MLNINLFKKILVFIGFSTSVLGVHAGSYEDFFKAVQFDDVKSVQSLLQRGFDPNTVNPAGVPALMLAVREPSLKVAQLLAQWPKIKVEVRNDKDESPLMLAALKGYLPLVKTLVERDADVNKPGWTPLHYAASTGQVPVIEYLLDQSAYLDAESPNGTTPLMMAAMYGSPEAVKVLIQAGADLTLKNQLGLSALDFAVRGDRANAKALIETGLQRLQQRTPVRDASSFAAPVEASGRSADATSNAAVPRVSASPVPSSSSESVTPTPSHPLKGRW from the coding sequence ATGTTGAACATTAATTTATTCAAAAAGATCCTTGTTTTTATTGGTTTTTCGACATCTGTTTTAGGCGTTCACGCTGGCTCGTATGAGGACTTTTTCAAGGCTGTTCAATTTGACGATGTCAAGTCGGTTCAGTCTTTGCTCCAGCGTGGTTTTGATCCCAACACCGTCAATCCTGCAGGGGTTCCGGCCTTGATGTTGGCCGTTCGGGAACCCTCGCTGAAAGTGGCTCAATTGTTGGCGCAATGGCCCAAAATCAAGGTTGAAGTTCGCAATGACAAGGACGAAAGCCCTTTGATGCTGGCTGCACTCAAGGGGTATTTGCCCTTGGTTAAAACGCTCGTTGAGCGCGATGCCGATGTCAACAAGCCTGGCTGGACGCCTTTGCATTACGCGGCATCGACCGGTCAAGTGCCTGTGATCGAGTATTTGTTGGACCAGAGTGCTTATTTGGATGCCGAATCTCCCAACGGCACAACCCCCTTGATGATGGCAGCCATGTACGGCAGCCCTGAAGCTGTCAAGGTATTGATCCAGGCCGGGGCCGACTTGACCCTTAAAAACCAATTGGGCTTGTCCGCGCTCGATTTTGCAGTTCGTGGGGACCGCGCCAATGCCAAGGCGTTGATTGAAACGGGTCTTCAGCGTCTTCAACAGCGAACGCCCGTACGTGATGCTTCATCCTTTGCCGCACCGGTTGAGGCGTCTGGCAGGAGTGCGGATGCAACTTCAAATGCTGCAGTGCCCAGGGTCTCAGCATCACCCGTGCCTTCGTCTTCATCCGAAAGCGTGACGCCCACACCAAGCCATCCTTTGAAAGGTCGTTGGTAG
- the tmk gene encoding dTMP kinase: MSIGTFISFEGIDGAGKSTHIARVADLFSQAGRAVVLTREPGGTPVSEKLRELVLHEPMDPLTEALLMFAARREHLVQVIEPALVRGDVVLCDRFTDATFAYQGGGRGFDWQVLGALERMVQQRPIQDPSSVSDPHAGHDRAGGNPSLRQPDLTVWFDLDPLIAAQRLASARVPDKFESQPADFFAAVRAGYARRLAEMPSRFARIDAAQAMEAVGADVTRIVRDWLHRRAP, translated from the coding sequence ATGAGCATCGGCACATTCATCAGTTTTGAAGGCATCGACGGTGCGGGCAAGTCCACGCACATCGCCCGCGTGGCCGACCTGTTTTCCCAAGCGGGCAGGGCTGTGGTGCTCACCCGTGAGCCGGGCGGCACGCCTGTGTCTGAAAAGCTGCGCGAATTGGTGCTGCACGAGCCCATGGACCCACTGACCGAGGCGCTTTTGATGTTCGCAGCCCGTCGCGAGCACCTGGTGCAGGTGATCGAGCCGGCCTTGGTCCGCGGCGATGTGGTCTTGTGCGACCGCTTCACCGACGCCACCTTTGCCTACCAAGGGGGTGGGCGGGGCTTTGACTGGCAGGTGCTGGGGGCGCTTGAGCGCATGGTGCAGCAACGCCCCATCCAAGACCCATCCTCAGTCTCTGACCCGCATGCTGGTCATGATCGCGCAGGCGGGAATCCCTCATTGAGGCAACCTGATTTGACGGTCTGGTTTGATCTGGACCCGCTCATTGCGGCCCAGCGCCTGGCCTCGGCCAGGGTGCCCGACAAGTTTGAGTCCCAGCCCGCTGACTTTTTTGCGGCGGTGCGGGCCGGATACGCTCGCCGCCTGGCCGAAATGCCCAGCCGTTTTGCACGCATCGACGCTGCTCAAGCCATGGAAGCTGTGGGTGCTGACGTGACCCGCATTGTTCGCGATTGGCTCCATCGGAGGGCGCCATGA
- a CDS encoding iron-containing alcohol dehydrogenase, producing MSFINYLTQIQIDHGAVKLLQAECERVGIRKPLIVTDAGVRAAGVLQKALDALPDLPVTVFDQTPSNPTEAAVRAAALLYKQHGCDGLIAVGGGSAIDCAKGVSIAVSHDGPLKTYATIEGGSLKITDRVAPLIAVPTTSGTGSEVARGAILILDDGRKVGFHSWFMVPKAAICDPELTLGLPPILTAATGMDAVAHCMETFMAAPFNPPADGIALDGLTRGWANIERATVNGQDREARLNMMSASMQGAMAFQKGLGCVHSLSHSLGGVNPRLHHGTLNAMFLPAVVKFNAVAESVQKENRLNRMAQAMGLQSGSDIPDAIKDMNARLGLPTGLGAMGVNEGLFDAVITGALADHCHKTNPRIASADEYRDLLLTSL from the coding sequence ATGTCTTTCATCAACTACCTGACCCAGATCCAGATCGACCATGGCGCTGTGAAGCTCCTGCAGGCCGAGTGTGAACGCGTGGGCATCCGCAAACCCCTGATCGTGACCGATGCCGGGGTCAGGGCCGCTGGCGTGCTGCAAAAAGCGCTCGACGCGCTGCCGGACCTGCCGGTGACCGTGTTCGACCAGACACCATCGAACCCGACCGAAGCGGCGGTTCGCGCTGCGGCGCTCCTTTACAAGCAGCATGGCTGCGACGGCCTGATCGCCGTGGGTGGCGGCTCGGCCATCGACTGCGCCAAAGGCGTGTCGATTGCCGTCAGCCACGATGGCCCGCTCAAAACCTACGCCACCATCGAGGGCGGCTCGCTCAAAATCACCGACCGCGTGGCCCCCCTGATCGCGGTGCCCACCACCAGTGGCACGGGCAGCGAAGTGGCCCGAGGCGCTATTTTGATCCTGGACGATGGCCGAAAAGTGGGTTTTCATTCCTGGTTCATGGTGCCCAAAGCGGCCATTTGCGACCCTGAGCTCACGCTCGGCTTGCCCCCCATCCTGACCGCTGCCACCGGTATGGACGCTGTGGCGCATTGCATGGAAACCTTCATGGCCGCGCCCTTCAACCCGCCCGCTGACGGGATTGCGCTCGACGGACTGACCCGTGGCTGGGCCAACATCGAACGCGCCACGGTCAATGGCCAAGACCGCGAAGCCCGCTTGAACATGATGAGCGCCAGCATGCAAGGGGCCATGGCGTTCCAGAAAGGTCTGGGCTGTGTGCACTCCCTCAGCCACAGCCTGGGTGGCGTCAACCCGCGTCTGCACCACGGCACGTTGAACGCCATGTTTTTGCCAGCGGTGGTGAAGTTCAACGCCGTGGCCGAATCCGTGCAAAAAGAAAACCGCCTCAACCGCATGGCCCAGGCCATGGGCCTGCAAAGCGGCTCGGACATTCCCGATGCCATCAAGGACATGAACGCCCGCCTGGGTCTGCCCACTGGGCTTGGCGCCATGGGTGTGAACGAAGGCCTGTTTGACGCCGTCATCACCGGGGCGCTGGCCGACCACTGCCACAAGACCAATCCGCGCATCGCCTCGGCCGACGAATACCGGGACCTGTTGCTGACCAGCTTGTGA
- a CDS encoding DNA polymerase III subunit delta': MSAVLTAPWITRQATQLLAQRGHAWLLQGPSGLGQYELALALASAWLCEKPTALGACGVCASCHAIAVHTHADLAVLMPETVMIELGWPLSEKAQDEIDKKTRKPSKEIRVDAMRDAVEFSQRTDARGRGKAVLVFPAERMNTITANALLKTLEEPPGDVRFVLATEAGHMLLPTIRSRCLAHTMHWPEADEALPWLMGQGVATAVAQDLLRSAGGRPADVLRQAESGLSPDWWAHLPKAMRQGDARHLADVSPAQAIDALQKLCHDLVLRHSGALPRFFDAAHLPACAASALVLTDWFKRLMQSARTAEHPFNAGLMLEALTADAHQTLMSKG, encoded by the coding sequence ATGAGCGCTGTCTTGACTGCGCCCTGGATCACCCGGCAAGCCACCCAGTTGTTGGCCCAGCGTGGACACGCCTGGCTGCTTCAAGGCCCTTCGGGCCTGGGTCAATACGAATTGGCTCTGGCTTTGGCGTCGGCCTGGCTTTGCGAAAAACCCACAGCGTTGGGTGCTTGCGGTGTGTGCGCCAGTTGCCATGCCATTGCCGTGCACACCCATGCGGATCTGGCCGTGTTGATGCCCGAGACCGTGATGATCGAGCTGGGCTGGCCTTTGTCCGAAAAGGCCCAGGACGAGATCGATAAAAAAACCCGCAAGCCCAGCAAAGAGATCCGGGTCGACGCGATGCGCGATGCGGTGGAGTTTTCACAGCGCACCGATGCGCGCGGGCGTGGCAAAGCGGTGCTGGTGTTTCCGGCTGAGCGCATGAACACCATCACGGCCAATGCGCTGCTCAAAACCTTGGAAGAGCCGCCAGGCGACGTGCGCTTTGTGCTGGCCACCGAGGCCGGCCACATGCTGCTGCCCACCATCCGCAGCCGTTGTTTGGCCCACACCATGCATTGGCCCGAAGCCGACGAGGCGCTGCCCTGGCTGATGGGGCAGGGCGTTGCCACTGCTGTCGCACAAGACTTGCTGCGCAGTGCGGGCGGACGTCCGGCCGATGTGCTGCGCCAAGCTGAATCTGGTTTGTCACCGGATTGGTGGGCCCATTTGCCCAAAGCCATGCGACAAGGCGATGCCCGGCATTTGGCCGATGTGAGTCCCGCGCAAGCCATCGACGCCTTGCAAAAGCTCTGTCATGACCTGGTTCTGCGTCACTCGGGCGCTTTGCCTCGCTTTTTTGATGCAGCGCATTTGCCCGCCTGCGCTGCTTCTGCGCTGGTGCTGACCGACTGGTTCAAGCGCCTGATGCAGTCGGCCCGCACGGCCGAGCACCCCTTCAATGCCGGTTTGATGCTGGAAGCCTTGACCGCCGATGCCCATCAAACCCTGATGTCCAAGGGCTGA
- a CDS encoding YbgC/FadM family acyl-CoA thioesterase, translated as MKRQDFRFSHRMRVRWVEVDMQKIVFNGHYLMYFDTAVTEYWRQLAMPYAQTMHQLGGDLFVKKSSLEYHASAEMDDFLDVCMRCDRVGNSSMTFAGAIFRGDELLITSELVYVYADPVAKKSQTIPDPLRDMLEGFERGEDMVQVHVGSWHDFEKLASPLRHEVFVDEQKVPLELELDHEDGTALHAVALNRMGLCLATGRLIQHAPGVARIGRMAVKKQMRGSDLGRRVLHALMDAAQHRGDTRVILHAQCSAEGFYKRSGFEPHGAVYEDAGMAHIDMVRDL; from the coding sequence ATGAAACGCCAAGATTTCCGTTTTTCCCACCGCATGCGCGTGCGCTGGGTGGAGGTGGACATGCAAAAAATCGTGTTCAACGGCCACTACCTCATGTACTTCGACACCGCTGTGACCGAATACTGGCGGCAACTGGCCATGCCCTACGCTCAGACCATGCACCAGCTCGGCGGCGATCTGTTTGTCAAAAAGTCCAGCCTTGAATACCACGCCAGCGCCGAGATGGACGATTTTCTCGACGTTTGCATGCGATGCGACCGGGTGGGAAACTCGTCCATGACGTTTGCGGGGGCGATTTTTCGCGGCGACGAATTGCTGATTACCAGCGAACTGGTCTACGTGTATGCCGATCCGGTGGCCAAGAAAAGCCAGACCATCCCGGACCCACTGCGCGACATGCTCGAAGGCTTTGAACGCGGCGAAGACATGGTGCAGGTCCATGTGGGTTCTTGGCACGACTTCGAGAAGCTGGCCAGCCCGCTGCGTCACGAGGTGTTTGTGGATGAGCAAAAAGTGCCGCTTGAGTTGGAGTTGGACCACGAGGACGGGACCGCCTTGCACGCCGTGGCCCTCAATCGCATGGGCCTGTGCCTGGCCACAGGCCGTCTGATTCAACACGCGCCCGGTGTGGCCCGCATTGGCCGCATGGCCGTCAAAAAGCAGATGCGCGGCAGTGACCTGGGCCGACGCGTTCTGCATGCCCTGATGGACGCGGCGCAGCACCGGGGCGATACCCGGGTGATCTTGCATGCCCAATGCAGCGCCGAAGGTTTTTACAAACGCTCAGGTTTTGAGCCGCATGGGGCTGTTTATGAAGATGCGGGAATGGCGCACATTGACATGGTGCGTGACCTTTAG